One genomic region from Desulfovermiculus halophilus DSM 18834 encodes:
- a CDS encoding pyridoxal-phosphate-dependent aminotransferase family protein: MLNKQRLLTPGPTHLPEEVRLALSRDMIHHRKDTFVRLMGRIQPRLQTLFATREPVLPLSCSGTGAMQAAVDNLFAPGDRVLVVDGGKFGQRWVQIGEQNGLQVQRLSVPRGRAVDPDDVRAALDKDPELRGVMVQYSETSTGVLHPVRDLGRVVDGTQALLVVDGISGVGISPCPMDDWAIDCLLTGSQKGLMLPPGLALISLSAKAWDRVNSLPGTSFYFDLAKERSKWEQQQTAYTSPVNLILGLEASLNHLLAPDLEPVFRKQWALTRMTRAGVQALGLEPLARTHYTWGLTSFMMPAGIDAQKVLQQMSSEFNLVLAGGQDELKGRIIRLGHMGHVDWGDILAGLAALAHCLGPDKPDSGHKDALEQAMTAYTQALADDRPAVDKLLSTMQ, from the coding sequence ATGCTGAACAAACAACGGTTGCTCACCCCGGGGCCGACCCATCTTCCGGAAGAAGTCCGCTTGGCCTTGAGCCGGGACATGATCCACCACCGCAAAGACACATTTGTCCGGCTCATGGGCCGGATCCAGCCCCGACTGCAGACCCTGTTCGCCACCCGGGAGCCGGTTCTGCCCCTGTCCTGCAGCGGAACCGGGGCCATGCAGGCCGCAGTGGACAATCTCTTCGCCCCTGGGGACAGGGTTCTGGTCGTCGACGGCGGCAAATTCGGGCAGCGCTGGGTTCAGATCGGGGAGCAGAACGGCCTGCAGGTCCAGCGCCTCAGTGTCCCTAGAGGCCGGGCCGTGGACCCGGATGATGTCCGCGCCGCCCTGGATAAGGACCCTGAACTGCGGGGGGTCATGGTCCAATACTCCGAAACGTCCACCGGGGTGCTCCATCCGGTCAGAGACCTGGGCCGGGTCGTAGACGGCACCCAGGCCCTTCTGGTCGTGGACGGCATTTCCGGGGTGGGCATTTCTCCATGCCCAATGGACGACTGGGCTATCGATTGCCTGCTCACCGGATCTCAGAAGGGGCTGATGCTCCCCCCGGGGCTGGCCCTGATTAGCTTGAGCGCCAAAGCCTGGGATCGGGTCAACAGCCTGCCCGGAACCAGCTTTTACTTCGACCTGGCCAAGGAACGCAGCAAATGGGAGCAGCAGCAGACGGCTTACACCTCCCCCGTGAATCTCATCCTGGGTCTGGAGGCCAGCCTGAATCATCTCCTGGCTCCGGATCTGGAGCCGGTGTTTCGCAAACAATGGGCGTTGACCCGGATGACCCGGGCCGGAGTGCAGGCCCTGGGGCTTGAACCCCTGGCCCGGACACACTATACCTGGGGCCTAACCAGCTTTATGATGCCTGCCGGCATTGATGCCCAGAAGGTCCTGCAGCAGATGTCCTCGGAGTTCAATTTGGTCCTGGCCGGAGGGCAGGATGAACTCAAGGGCCGGATCATCCGTCTTGGGCACATGGGGCATGTGGATTGGGGGGATATTTTGGCCGGACTTGCCGCCCTGGCCCACTGCCTGGGTCCTGACAAACCGGACTCAGGCCATAAAGACGCCCTTGAACAGGCCATGACCGCCTATACCCAGGCCCTGGCCGATGACCGGCCGGCTGTGGACAAGTTGCTCTCCACCATGCAATGA
- the polA gene encoding DNA polymerase I, whose product MTLQEDMHWSEPPLFLIDGSSFVYRAFYAYPDLSRSDGFPTNALFITLRILLKVMKREHPRQACFVLDGKGPSFRQEILDTYKAQRQKMPEPLSQQLDPLLEGVSLLGFPVHVAENAEADDVIATLCARHKHTGPVVIVGSDKDLRQCLDEEVVLWDPGQRTEKLITLQDFRRAEGLSPQQWPDYQALIGDTSDNIPGVPGVGPKTAKKLLARYPSLEALKENLDHLSAAEQKKLSPHMDKVFVYRELTRLRDDLRLDLNDLDCREYEPQALQTFFQTYEFHSLSRELEVDKESAGSNSSTEDAFRPVAQNRVSRMPDIGNQAAGLVCSREGTLLAWGDQEAVISFQPETILSSLAQSPRVFVPSYKELCEKDSRWEGLSPDHVFDLSLASYLLSPEDRDYSWERILHGFLPEVRVHIHNQALAALRIGHLLHQRLEHAGLLHLMHKLETPLIPVLVRMQRRGVGIDLQAFERFLQEVETDLERLTSSVYTQAGMEFNLRSSQQLADVLFNRLGLKPGRKTPGGQPSTSITVLEGLQHQHPIIRDIVEYRSLEKLRSTYLAPLPRQVQSDGRIHTTFNNLATATGRLSSSTPNLQNIPIRGQFGPRMRSCFVARRDHFLVAADYSQIELRVLAHLSREPHLIEAFAANEDIHTRTASLLLDKSKDQIEPDERRKAKTINFGLIYGMGPQKLSRELGISLNEAKEFIQKYFSRLQNVREFFTQIEEQAKANGSVSTIAGRRRLLPDINSRNDNLAGQARRMAINTKVQGSAADIIKLAMLKVEADQGLKDLGAMLILQVHDELLLEVPEPGAQASGERIAQLMTSVMELDVPLAVDWGAGRSWAEAH is encoded by the coding sequence ATGACTCTGCAGGAAGACATGCACTGGAGCGAGCCTCCCCTTTTTCTCATCGACGGCAGCTCCTTTGTCTATCGGGCCTTCTACGCCTACCCGGATCTGTCCCGATCCGACGGCTTCCCCACCAATGCTTTGTTCATCACCCTGCGCATCCTGCTCAAGGTGATGAAAAGAGAACATCCCCGGCAGGCCTGCTTTGTCCTGGACGGCAAAGGTCCGAGCTTTAGACAGGAGATCCTGGATACCTATAAGGCCCAGCGCCAAAAGATGCCCGAACCGCTGTCCCAGCAGCTGGACCCTTTGCTGGAAGGGGTCAGCCTGCTCGGATTTCCGGTTCATGTGGCGGAAAACGCGGAGGCCGACGATGTCATCGCCACCTTGTGCGCCCGCCATAAACACACCGGACCTGTGGTCATTGTGGGTTCGGACAAAGACTTGCGCCAGTGCCTGGACGAGGAGGTGGTCCTCTGGGACCCGGGACAGCGGACGGAAAAGCTGATTACCCTGCAGGACTTTCGGCGGGCCGAAGGCCTCTCTCCGCAACAGTGGCCCGACTACCAGGCCCTGATCGGAGACACCAGCGACAACATCCCCGGGGTGCCCGGGGTCGGTCCCAAGACAGCCAAAAAGCTCTTGGCCCGCTATCCCTCCCTGGAGGCCCTCAAAGAGAACCTCGACCACTTAAGCGCCGCTGAACAGAAAAAACTCAGCCCCCACATGGACAAGGTATTTGTGTACCGGGAGCTGACCCGGCTGCGGGACGATCTGCGCTTGGATCTCAATGACCTGGACTGCCGGGAGTATGAGCCCCAGGCCCTGCAGACCTTTTTCCAGACCTATGAGTTTCACAGCTTGAGCCGGGAGCTGGAGGTGGACAAGGAATCCGCTGGAAGCAACTCCAGTACTGAAGACGCCTTCCGGCCCGTTGCGCAGAACCGGGTCAGCCGCATGCCGGACATCGGGAACCAGGCAGCCGGCCTGGTCTGCTCCCGGGAAGGGACCCTCCTGGCCTGGGGGGACCAGGAAGCCGTGATCAGCTTCCAGCCGGAGACCATCCTGTCCAGCCTGGCCCAAAGCCCCCGCGTCTTTGTGCCCTCCTACAAGGAGCTGTGCGAAAAGGACTCCCGCTGGGAGGGCCTCTCTCCGGACCACGTCTTTGATCTCAGCCTGGCCTCCTATTTGCTCAGTCCGGAAGACCGGGACTACAGTTGGGAACGCATCCTGCATGGCTTTTTGCCCGAGGTCAGGGTCCATATCCACAACCAGGCCCTGGCCGCCTTGCGTATCGGACATCTCCTGCACCAGCGGCTGGAGCATGCCGGACTTTTACATCTCATGCACAAGCTCGAGACCCCGCTCATTCCGGTTTTGGTCCGCATGCAGCGCCGGGGGGTGGGCATCGATCTCCAGGCCTTCGAACGCTTCCTCCAGGAGGTGGAAACCGATCTGGAACGTTTGACCAGCTCCGTGTATACCCAGGCGGGCATGGAGTTCAATCTCCGCTCCTCGCAGCAGCTGGCGGATGTCCTGTTCAACCGCCTGGGGCTCAAGCCAGGCCGCAAGACCCCAGGAGGTCAGCCTTCCACGTCCATTACCGTGCTGGAAGGTCTTCAGCACCAGCACCCCATCATTCGGGACATCGTCGAATACCGCAGCCTGGAGAAGCTCCGGTCCACCTACCTGGCCCCCCTGCCCCGCCAAGTGCAGAGCGATGGGCGAATCCACACCACCTTCAACAACCTGGCCACAGCCACCGGGCGTCTGTCCAGCAGCACCCCCAATCTGCAGAATATCCCCATCCGGGGTCAGTTCGGCCCCAGGATGCGCTCCTGTTTTGTGGCTCGCCGGGATCACTTCCTCGTCGCCGCGGACTACTCCCAGATCGAACTCCGGGTCCTGGCCCACTTGTCTCGGGAGCCGCATCTCATTGAAGCCTTTGCGGCCAACGAAGACATTCACACCAGAACCGCCAGCCTGCTCTTGGACAAGAGCAAGGATCAGATTGAGCCCGACGAACGACGCAAGGCCAAGACCATAAATTTCGGACTGATCTACGGCATGGGGCCGCAGAAGCTGTCCCGGGAGCTGGGCATCTCCCTGAACGAAGCCAAGGAGTTCATTCAAAAATACTTCAGCAGGCTGCAGAATGTGCGCGAATTCTTCACCCAGATTGAAGAGCAGGCCAAGGCCAACGGATCGGTAAGCACTATTGCCGGTCGCAGGCGGCTCTTGCCGGATATAAACTCCAGAAACGACAACCTGGCCGGTCAGGCCCGGCGCATGGCCATCAACACCAAGGTCCAGGGCAGTGCAGCGGACATCATCAAGCTGGCCATGCTCAAGGTTGAAGCGGACCAGGGACTCAAGGACCTGGGTGCCATGCTCATCCTCCAGGTCCACGACGAGCTGCTCCTGGAGGTCCCCGAACCGGGGGCCCAGGCAAGCGGAGAACGCATCGCCCAGCTCATGACCTCGGTCATGGAGCTCGACGTGCCTCTGGCAGTCGACTGGGGGGCCGGCCGCAGCTGGGCCGAGGCGCACTGA
- a CDS encoding DHH family phosphoesterase translates to MTYFRKLEHQTAELLALCRKNERWLILLNADPDAMASAMALKRILARRVQGVGLAMVNELSRPDNLAMVRYLQIPVQRLTPPLAAQFDRFALVDSQPHHHPEFASFDFSIIMDHHPINPEKPVNAAFAEIQPNYGSNSTLLTEFLYNLSLRPGKHLATSLLYGIKTDTHSFEQHFHDADIKAFRYLSKFADHSILRKIVRSEFRVEWLKYFSQAFRKIRLWGDGLTVYMGEVDSTDILVILADFFLRIHDISWDIVSGISDNTLVAIFRGDGVKGDMGALATRLFGNVGSAGGHKSMARAQIPLEPLDQEHPQQFIWERLQQCRIINKSKVPRTVDDGLELKEEELIVSDTIPRRDGH, encoded by the coding sequence ATGACATATTTCCGCAAGCTGGAGCACCAGACGGCGGAGCTCCTCGCCCTGTGCAGAAAGAACGAGCGCTGGCTCATCCTGCTCAACGCAGACCCAGACGCCATGGCCTCGGCCATGGCCTTAAAGCGCATCCTGGCCCGGCGAGTGCAGGGCGTTGGCCTGGCTATGGTCAACGAGCTCAGCCGACCGGACAACCTGGCTATGGTCCGCTACCTGCAGATCCCTGTCCAGCGCCTGACACCTCCCCTGGCAGCCCAGTTCGATCGGTTTGCCTTAGTGGATTCCCAGCCGCACCACCACCCGGAGTTTGCGTCCTTTGATTTCTCCATCATCATGGACCATCACCCGATAAATCCGGAAAAGCCGGTGAACGCCGCCTTTGCTGAGATCCAGCCCAATTACGGATCCAACAGCACCCTGCTCACCGAGTTTTTGTACAACTTAAGCCTTCGTCCCGGAAAACACTTGGCCACCTCCCTGCTCTACGGGATCAAGACCGACACCCACAGCTTTGAACAGCATTTTCACGACGCAGATATCAAGGCCTTTCGGTACTTGAGCAAGTTCGCAGACCACAGCATCCTGCGCAAGATCGTGCGCAGCGAGTTCCGGGTGGAATGGCTGAAATACTTCTCCCAGGCATTCCGCAAAATCCGCCTTTGGGGGGACGGGCTGACCGTTTATATGGGTGAGGTCGACTCCACGGACATCCTGGTCATCCTGGCAGACTTCTTCCTCCGCATCCATGATATCTCCTGGGATATTGTCTCCGGAATCTCAGACAATACCCTGGTGGCCATCTTCCGCGGGGACGGAGTAAAAGGGGATATGGGGGCCCTGGCCACACGCCTGTTCGGCAATGTCGGTTCCGCCGGAGGACACAAGTCCATGGCCCGGGCTCAGATCCCCCTGGAACCCCTGGATCAGGAGCACCCCCAGCAGTTCATCTGGGAACGACTGCAGCAATGCAGAATCATCAACAAGAGCAAGGTCCCCAGGACTGTAGACGATGGGCTTGAGCTCAAGGAAGAGGAGCTCATCGTCTCCGACACCATCCCCCGGAGGGATGGGCACTGA
- the cbiR gene encoding cobamide remodeling phosphodiesterase CbiR yields MCSSQGSSVLASCPWKIAAPSFIWPCRVGQNCRRLQGLVDEAALVFFQTRGCLEYNAHDLPPWMAELDLSYHMHLPLDLPWEAGGEAVADTAAVLADKAAFCRPKRFVLHPPQDPETFLCFHRRWCSLGFSSHSLLVENIEGNDLGGLIPALAETDCRICLDYGHVSAFGQWALFRDEFVRSRLAMLHLYAPAGGHRHRGLTMLSTQEQRHILDLLSLLPAGETVVLEVFSWPDLQASLDIFASWIRNWGSANRPAPNGNGPDE; encoded by the coding sequence ATGTGCTCATCACAAGGCTCCTCAGTCCTCGCCTCCTGTCCCTGGAAAATCGCGGCCCCGTCCTTTATCTGGCCGTGCAGAGTGGGCCAGAACTGCCGGCGGCTCCAGGGCCTGGTGGACGAGGCGGCATTGGTGTTCTTTCAAACCCGGGGCTGCCTGGAATACAATGCCCACGACCTCCCCCCCTGGATGGCCGAGCTCGATCTGTCCTACCACATGCATCTCCCCCTGGACCTGCCCTGGGAAGCGGGAGGAGAAGCCGTTGCGGACACTGCGGCCGTCCTGGCGGACAAGGCTGCCTTTTGCCGTCCAAAACGATTCGTCCTCCATCCCCCGCAGGATCCGGAGACTTTTTTATGCTTTCACCGCCGCTGGTGCTCCCTGGGATTTTCCAGCCACAGCCTGCTGGTGGAAAATATTGAGGGCAACGACTTGGGCGGACTCATCCCGGCCCTGGCCGAGACCGACTGCAGAATCTGCCTGGATTACGGGCACGTGTCTGCCTTCGGCCAGTGGGCCCTTTTCCGGGATGAGTTTGTCCGCTCCCGCCTGGCCATGCTCCACCTGTACGCTCCGGCCGGTGGACATCGCCACCGGGGCTTGACCATGCTGTCCACACAGGAACAACGGCACATTCTGGACCTGTTGTCTCTGCTTCCGGCCGGGGAGACCGTGGTCCTAGAGGTCTTTTCCTGGCCGGACTTGCAGGCCTCCCTTGACATTTTTGCCTCCTGGATTAGGAATTGGGGTTCAGCCAACCGGCCAGCCCCAAACGGAAACGGTCCGGACGAATAG